Proteins encoded together in one Eublepharis macularius isolate TG4126 chromosome 2, MPM_Emac_v1.0, whole genome shotgun sequence window:
- the PTH gene encoding parathyroid hormone, with protein sequence MTSTRDMAKTAIVLWTVCLFTYSDGKAMMKRSVSEMQIMHNFGEHLHSADRQNWLLEKLQTVHHDGQPAEAAAVDAKPREVRSWRLLPDHLQTKMQKKTKDWNKAYTGVTFKTKPQ encoded by the exons ATGACTTCTACCAGAGACATGGCCAAAACAGCAATCGTTTTATGGACAGTCTGCTTGTTCACCTATTCTGATGGAAAAGCCATGAT GAAGAGGTCTGTGAGTGAAATGCAGATTATGCACAATTTTGGGGAACACCTACATTCTGCGGACCGGCAAAACTGGCTCCTTGAGAAACTACAGACTGTACACCATGATGGCCAGCctgctgaagcagcagcagtggaTGCTAAGCCTCGTGAAGTCAGAAGTTGGAGACTTCTGCCTGATCACCTACAAACGAAGATGCAGAAGAAGACAAAGGATTGGAACAAAGCTTATACAGGTGTCACGTTCAAAACAAAGCCCCAGTGA